A section of the Anabaena cylindrica PCC 7122 genome encodes:
- a CDS encoding DUF4145 domain-containing protein, whose translation MTEQKYKHTTKTVRCGHCGNKTLMKVISEGEYRKDIYYDSDFEYDCWEIYKIQSLLCPNCEDFNIIKFVENWDSNKIEMCYEPEWVTEIIYLYPLLKEFADISPKAQDIRDTFREARTCFQGELYTSSVVMCRKTMEMLCLYFKIEQPGNLHGKLAKMRDEEIIDNKFYEWANVLKSFGNEAVHSSEKFSKEDTQDILDFTYALVEYCIDFDYKFQQLLERRGKVQPSPDLETTTLTEETIHNLVQKLDDNETSAVRYYAASTLAKINIEIDKVIPVFLSLINSTKFSKDATNYLKSIGSKAIPELINALEKHTSHNVRSAAATILGDIGTNNPDVIESLVKALKDPNDDVQYKAGIALEKLDNIAIDAFVKIYPLPPGS comes from the coding sequence ATGACTGAGCAAAAGTATAAACATACTACAAAAACTGTTCGTTGCGGGCATTGTGGCAATAAAACTCTGATGAAAGTTATTAGTGAAGGTGAGTATAGAAAAGACATATATTATGATTCAGATTTTGAATACGACTGTTGGGAAATTTATAAAATTCAAAGCTTATTATGTCCTAATTGTGAAGATTTTAATATTATTAAATTTGTTGAAAATTGGGATTCCAATAAAATAGAGATGTGTTACGAACCTGAATGGGTGACAGAAATTATATATCTATATCCTCTGTTAAAAGAATTTGCTGATATATCTCCTAAAGCCCAAGATATTAGAGATACATTTCGAGAAGCGAGAACTTGTTTTCAAGGTGAACTATACACATCAAGTGTAGTAATGTGTCGAAAAACAATGGAAATGCTATGTTTATATTTTAAAATTGAACAGCCAGGTAATTTGCATGGAAAGCTTGCGAAAATGCGAGATGAAGAAATTATTGATAATAAATTTTATGAATGGGCTAATGTTTTAAAGTCTTTTGGTAATGAAGCTGTACACAGTTCTGAAAAATTTTCTAAGGAAGATACGCAAGACATTCTTGATTTTACATACGCGTTAGTAGAATATTGTATTGATTTTGATTATAAATTTCAACAACTACTGGAAAGACGAGGAAAAGTACAACCATCTCCAGATTTAGAAACAACGACTTTAACAGAAGAAACCATTCACAATCTTGTCCAAAAACTAGATGACAATGAAACATCAGCAGTACGCTACTATGCGGCTAGTACACTTGCTAAAATAAATATAGAAATTGACAAAGTAATCCCAGTATTCCTGAGTCTAATCAATAGCACTAAATTTAGTAAAGATGCGACCAATTATTTAAAATCTATTGGTTCAAAAGCTATTCCAGAACTCATTAATGCTTTAGAAAAGCATACTAGCCATAATGTTCGTTCTGCTGCTGCCACCATATTAGGCGATATTGGAACAAATAACCCTGATGTAATAGAATCTCTTGTTAAGGCATTGAAAGATCCAAATGATGATGTTCAGTATAAAGCAGGAATAGCACTGGAAAAACTTGATAATATTGCTATTGATGCTTTTGTTAAAATATATCCTTTACCACCAGGATCGTAG
- a CDS encoding AAA family ATPase, whose protein sequence is MKIKFSNLGSIQETELDLRPLTVIIGPNNSGKTYIAYSTYGLWQRACRSISFKQDLNLIKFTHEQEGNWSLIIDDNVLDFFITDAKNAAEQFQGDTLESFFQDSSRKLFSKTSFEIIVSRKEVEDAINHLTHQDPFVLIDGSLLKFSRQGNILYAQVNIEKTNNNRRIINIVNMLENDSKTPPDDLFFFLIKEILFYTEIFPFPVERNAFINTYKMLENSRYKFLKETQRQLFSNSSERRLKLLREQGDIRYPKPVEDFLDFLSEIELQKTPKINPSDKNEFQKLADEIEEQLQNKNKTNLKPTKLGGKEIKVLVKKGLEIDLYNASSSIRQLAPLLLYLRFRASKGDFVVVDEPEMNLHPESQAKLLEALSILVNFGVRILLTTHSPYIMAHLNNLVNGNHENPEILKRQSSSLYLQDERAFLPIDKVSAYEMKDNKLVSLNDPDYGIRWDTLSDVAVDIQQKFFEIYEAGQEKAYETEE, encoded by the coding sequence ATGAAAATCAAATTCTCTAATTTAGGTAGTATTCAAGAAACAGAGTTGGATTTGCGTCCTCTGACAGTAATTATTGGACCTAATAACTCAGGTAAAACTTATATTGCTTATTCTACCTATGGGTTGTGGCAGCGTGCTTGCAGAAGTATCAGTTTTAAACAAGACCTGAATCTAATAAAATTCACGCACGAACAGGAAGGTAATTGGTCACTAATAATAGATGATAATGTGTTAGATTTTTTTATTACAGATGCTAAAAATGCAGCAGAACAATTCCAAGGTGATACTTTAGAATCATTTTTTCAAGATTCAAGTCGTAAACTTTTTTCTAAAACATCGTTTGAAATAATAGTTTCTCGTAAAGAGGTGGAAGATGCAATCAATCACTTAACTCATCAAGATCCCTTTGTTTTGATAGATGGATCTTTACTCAAATTTAGTCGTCAAGGCAATATTTTATATGCTCAAGTAAATATAGAGAAAACAAATAACAATAGAAGAATAATAAATATTGTTAATATGTTAGAAAATGATAGTAAAACTCCTCCAGATGACTTATTTTTCTTTCTCATTAAAGAGATACTTTTTTATACTGAAATTTTTCCTTTTCCCGTGGAAAGAAATGCTTTTATAAATACCTATAAAATGCTGGAAAATAGCCGTTATAAATTTCTTAAAGAAACTCAAAGACAATTATTTAGTAACAGTTCAGAAAGACGACTCAAACTACTAAGAGAACAAGGTGATATTCGTTATCCAAAACCAGTAGAAGATTTTTTAGATTTCTTGTCTGAAATAGAACTTCAAAAAACACCGAAAATTAATCCAAGCGATAAGAATGAATTTCAGAAGTTAGCTGATGAAATTGAGGAACAACTACAAAACAAAAATAAAACTAATCTAAAACCTACTAAGCTAGGTGGAAAAGAAATAAAAGTTTTAGTTAAAAAAGGTTTAGAAATTGATCTATATAATGCTTCATCTTCTATCAGGCAACTTGCACCATTACTTTTATATTTAAGATTTCGCGCAAGTAAAGGTGATTTTGTGGTAGTAGATGAACCAGAGATGAACTTACACCCAGAATCACAAGCAAAGCTACTGGAAGCATTATCTATTCTTGTTAATTTTGGTGTGAGAATTTTACTCACAACCCATAGTCCTTATATTATGGCACATTTGAATAATTTAGTTAATGGTAATCATGAAAATCCTGAAATATTAAAACGTCAATCTTCATCTTTATATCTTCAAGATGAAAGAGCATTTTTACCTATTGATAAAGTTAGTGCGTATGAAATGAAAGATAATAAATTAGTTTCATTAAATGATCCAGATTATGGCATTAGATGGGATACTTTAAGTGATGTTGCTGTAGATATTCAACAAAAGTTTTTTGAAATTTATGAAGCAGGACAAGAAAAAGCATATGAAACAGAAGAATAG
- a CDS encoding ShlB/FhaC/HecB family hemolysin secretion/activation protein encodes MSRTGYVYAQTPDPTSLPSEINPLPSDVLPQPSMPEEQLLPPLELPDQSIPGQDDANAKFQVDRIEVVGSTVFTPEQFAAITNPFVGKELTFVELLQIKDVITKFYTDKGYVTTGALITPQTLEAGTVKIQVIEGSLQEIKITGNRRLQTGYIRDRIQLGAKKPLNVPRLMEKLQLLRLDPRIQNLSAELQMGVIPGTNILQVEVQEADTFSLTTTIDNGRSPSVGSFRRGVDLQEANLLGLGDTLSVGYANTDGSNAINVNYKLPINAHNGTISLGFNQGWNRVIEEPFSVLDIQSNTTSYELSYRQPLIQKPTQELAMGLSFSRQESQTELGLDNIGGFPLSPGADADGKTNISALRFFQDYTQRSTSQVFAARSQFSFGVDWFGANVSDNAPDSRFFAWRGQAQWVRKLASDTLFLVRGDLQLAADSLVPLEQFGLGGQISVRGYRQDTLLTDNGLLFSAELRLPIVRAANIGGVLQLTPFIDVGQGWNTKGDNPSTSTLVGTGLGLLWKQGNNFSARLDWGIPLVSVEGEKSSLQENGLYFSVSYSPF; translated from the coding sequence ATGTCTAGGACGGGCTACGTCTACGCTCAAACTCCCGATCCCACTTCATTACCATCAGAGATTAATCCCTTACCTTCTGATGTGCTACCACAGCCATCAATGCCAGAAGAACAACTACTTCCTCCCTTGGAACTACCGGATCAATCAATACCGGGACAGGATGATGCTAATGCCAAATTTCAAGTCGATCGCATTGAAGTTGTCGGGAGTACAGTTTTCACACCAGAGCAGTTTGCCGCAATTACAAATCCTTTCGTGGGCAAGGAATTAACATTTGTAGAATTGCTACAAATTAAAGATGTCATTACCAAGTTCTACACTGACAAAGGTTATGTCACCACAGGGGCGTTAATTACACCGCAGACACTAGAAGCTGGGACAGTCAAAATTCAGGTAATCGAAGGTAGTCTGCAAGAAATCAAAATCACTGGTAATCGACGATTACAGACTGGATACATCCGCGATCGCATTCAACTAGGAGCGAAAAAACCCCTGAATGTGCCGCGCTTAATGGAAAAATTACAACTACTCCGCCTCGATCCGCGCATTCAAAACCTCTCAGCAGAGTTACAAATGGGTGTAATTCCAGGAACCAATATCTTGCAAGTAGAGGTACAAGAAGCCGACACCTTCTCTCTCACCACAACCATAGATAATGGGCGATCGCCTAGTGTGGGCAGCTTTCGGCGGGGAGTGGATCTTCAAGAAGCCAATTTACTCGGTTTAGGTGACACCCTCAGCGTGGGATACGCCAATACCGATGGTAGTAATGCCATCAACGTGAATTACAAACTACCGATTAATGCCCACAATGGCACCATATCTTTAGGTTTTAACCAAGGTTGGAACCGCGTGATTGAAGAACCATTCAGCGTTCTGGATATTCAATCAAATACCACATCTTACGAATTGAGTTATCGCCAACCACTCATACAAAAGCCCACTCAAGAATTAGCAATGGGGCTATCATTCTCACGCCAAGAAAGCCAAACTGAATTAGGTCTGGATAATATTGGTGGATTTCCTTTATCACCCGGTGCAGATGCCGACGGTAAAACTAACATATCTGCCCTACGCTTTTTTCAAGATTATACCCAGCGCAGCACCAGCCAAGTCTTTGCAGCGCGATCGCAATTTAGCTTTGGTGTAGATTGGTTCGGGGCTAACGTTAGTGACAATGCCCCAGATAGTCGCTTTTTCGCTTGGCGAGGACAGGCGCAGTGGGTGCGAAAGTTGGCATCTGACACCCTGTTTTTAGTCAGGGGCGATTTGCAATTAGCAGCAGATTCTCTAGTACCATTAGAGCAATTTGGGCTTGGTGGACAAATCAGTGTGCGGGGCTATCGCCAAGACACATTACTTACAGATAATGGATTGTTGTTTTCAGCAGAATTGCGGTTGCCGATAGTGCGTGCCGCTAACATTGGCGGAGTACTACAACTAACACCTTTTATTGATGTGGGTCAAGGTTGGAACACCAAGGGCGATAATCCATCAACAAGTACATTAGTGGGTACCGGCTTAGGACTACTGTGGAAACAGGGTAATAACTTCTCAGCCCGCCTAGATTGGGGTATTCCCCTGGTTTCTGTAGAAGGTGAAAAGAGCAGTCTCCAGGAAAATGGTTTGTACTTTTCAGTGAGCTATTCACCATTTTAA
- a CDS encoding TIGR00300 family protein — protein sequence MVSQIRFLMCAPDHYDVDYVINPWMEGNIHKSSRDRAVEQWNKLYNVIKNHAIVDLVAPEKGWPDMVFSANAGLVLGENVVLSRFLHKERQGEEPHFQHWFEQNGYNVYTLPKDLPFEGAGDALLDREGRWLWAGYGFRSELDSHPYLAKWLDIEVISLRLMDERFYHLDTCFCPLANGYLLYYPGAFDSYSNRVIEMRVAPEKRIAITEADAVNFACNAVNVESIVIMNKASESLKSRLAEVGFQVIETPLTEFLKAGGAAKCLTLRVTEPIGDEIHANASVESRVIRMEGHLLDAGLINRALDLIVEMGGSFQVLKFNLGEQRQSTSAAEVRVSAPSHEVMEEIISQLIDLGAVDLPQDERDSKLEPVIQAGVAPDDFYVSTIYPTEIRVNGEWLKVQNQRMDGAIAISTTANGIVAKCKLLRDLEIGDKVVVDVLGIRTVRKAESREQRNSQEFSFMSSGVSSERRVELVVEQVAWELRKIKDSGGKVVVTAGPVVIHTGGGEHLCRLVREGYVQGLLGGNAIAVHDMEQNILGTSLGVDMKRGVAVRGGHRHHLKVINTVRRFGSIAKAVEAGVVKSGVMYECVKNNIPFSLAGSIRDDGPLPDTQMNLILAQQEYSQIIEGADMILMLSSMLHSIGVGNMTPAGVKMVCVDINPAVVTKLSDRGSIESVGVVTDVGLFLSLLTQQLDKLTSPYIANVG from the coding sequence ATGGTTTCCCAAATTCGGTTTTTAATGTGCGCTCCTGACCATTATGATGTGGATTATGTGATTAATCCTTGGATGGAAGGGAATATTCACAAGTCCTCACGCGATCGCGCGGTGGAACAATGGAATAAATTATACAATGTTATCAAAAATCACGCCATTGTTGATTTAGTTGCCCCAGAAAAAGGCTGGCCTGATATGGTATTCAGTGCCAATGCAGGTTTAGTCCTCGGTGAAAATGTCGTTCTCAGCCGCTTTTTACATAAAGAACGCCAAGGTGAAGAACCGCATTTTCAACATTGGTTTGAACAAAACGGTTATAATGTTTACACTCTGCCTAAAGACCTGCCCTTTGAAGGTGCTGGTGACGCACTCCTAGACAGAGAAGGGCGTTGGTTATGGGCTGGATACGGTTTCCGGTCAGAATTAGATTCTCACCCCTACCTGGCTAAATGGCTGGACATTGAGGTGATTTCCCTGCGGTTGATGGATGAGCGTTTTTATCACCTTGATACCTGCTTCTGTCCCTTAGCAAATGGTTATTTGCTGTATTATCCTGGTGCGTTTGATTCCTACTCTAACCGCGTCATTGAAATGCGTGTCGCACCTGAAAAGCGGATCGCTATTACTGAAGCTGATGCTGTTAACTTCGCTTGTAATGCGGTGAATGTTGAAAGCATCGTCATTATGAACAAAGCCAGTGAAAGTTTAAAATCACGTTTGGCTGAAGTTGGTTTTCAAGTGATTGAAACACCTTTAACTGAATTTCTCAAAGCTGGTGGTGCGGCTAAATGCTTGACTTTGCGGGTGACAGAACCAATTGGTGATGAAATTCATGCTAACGCATCTGTAGAAAGTCGTGTCATTCGCATGGAAGGACACTTGCTTGATGCAGGTTTAATTAACCGCGCTTTAGATTTGATTGTGGAAATGGGGGGAAGTTTCCAAGTTCTCAAATTCAACTTGGGAGAACAACGTCAAAGTACATCTGCGGCTGAGGTGAGGGTATCTGCACCATCCCACGAGGTGATGGAAGAGATTATATCACAGTTGATTGATTTGGGTGCGGTTGATTTACCCCAAGATGAACGAGATTCTAAGTTAGAACCTGTGATTCAAGCGGGTGTAGCACCTGATGATTTTTATGTCAGCACGATTTATCCGACTGAAATCCGGGTAAATGGAGAATGGCTGAAGGTGCAGAATCAACGCATGGATGGTGCGATCGCAATTTCTACAACTGCTAATGGTATAGTAGCAAAATGTAAACTGCTGCGTGATTTGGAAATAGGCGACAAAGTAGTTGTTGATGTTTTAGGTATCCGCACTGTCCGCAAAGCCGAATCACGAGAACAACGCAATTCTCAAGAATTCAGCTTTATGTCTTCTGGTGTTTCCAGTGAAAGACGGGTGGAATTAGTTGTTGAACAAGTGGCTTGGGAATTACGGAAAATTAAGGATAGCGGTGGTAAAGTCGTTGTTACGGCTGGGCCTGTGGTAATTCACACAGGTGGTGGTGAACATCTGTGTAGGTTAGTTCGGGAAGGTTACGTTCAAGGTCTTTTGGGTGGAAATGCGATCGCAGTTCATGATATGGAACAAAATATCTTGGGTACATCCCTGGGTGTGGATATGAAGCGGGGTGTGGCTGTGCGGGGTGGCCACCGACATCACTTGAAGGTAATTAACACTGTCCGTCGTTTTGGTAGCATTGCTAAAGCGGTAGAAGCGGGAGTTGTGAAAAGTGGGGTGATGTATGAGTGCGTGAAAAATAATATCCCCTTTTCTCTCGCTGGTTCAATTCGGGATGATGGCCCTTTACCTGATACCCAAATGAACTTGATTTTAGCACAACAGGAATATTCTCAAATCATTGAAGGTGCAGATATGATTTTGATGTTATCTTCTATGCTGCATTCTATTGGGGTGGGAAATATGACTCCTGCGGGTGTGAAGATGGTCTGTGTGGACATTAACCCGGCTGTGGTGACAAAATTAAGCGATCGCGGTTCAATAGAATCTGTAGGTGTGGTGACTGATGTGGGTTTGTTCCTCAGTCTGTTAACTCAGCAGTTGGATAAGTTAACTAGTCCTTATATTGCTAATGTAGGTTAA
- a CDS encoding COG4280 domain-containing protein, translating to MNWTIFLAALGSTSIEFLEVVAIAYAIGSSGYVQEALWGSLVGLIVVLAGAITLGTGLQSLPLQPLQILIGALLLWFGWRWVQKSVRRLATGKRAGWIDDHILEKEGITLDEESLGFSKLNFLIMTKSVALEALEIVVIVTTLGLATSDWYEALTGTALALLLSLVMVISLHQYLVKLPEVLIKLGAGIMLSAMGTFWLGEGIELEFPFDEFSILILITLYSLTAAISVYWLKNQPDSMRN from the coding sequence ATGAATTGGACTATTTTCTTGGCTGCACTTGGCAGTACAAGTATTGAATTTTTGGAAGTGGTAGCGATCGCCTATGCTATTGGTAGTTCTGGCTATGTTCAAGAAGCCCTATGGGGTTCCCTCGTCGGGTTGATAGTGGTATTAGCTGGGGCGATTACTCTAGGAACTGGGTTACAATCTTTACCACTACAACCATTGCAAATCTTGATTGGGGCGCTGTTGTTGTGGTTTGGTTGGAGATGGGTGCAGAAATCTGTACGCAGACTAGCAACCGGAAAAAGAGCAGGTTGGATTGATGATCATATATTAGAAAAAGAAGGTATTACTTTAGACGAAGAATCATTAGGATTTAGCAAACTCAATTTCCTGATTATGACCAAAAGCGTAGCTCTGGAAGCCTTAGAAATTGTTGTGATTGTCACTACTTTGGGTTTAGCAACAAGTGATTGGTATGAGGCGCTCACAGGTACAGCCTTGGCTTTGCTATTATCTTTAGTGATGGTAATTTCATTGCATCAATATTTGGTAAAACTGCCAGAAGTTCTAATCAAACTTGGTGCAGGAATTATGCTCAGTGCAATGGGGACTTTTTGGTTAGGCGAAGGTATCGAGTTAGAATTTCCCTTTGATGAATTTTCAATCTTGATTTTAATTACTTTATATAGTCTGACGGCTGCAATTTCAGTATACTGGCTTAAAAATCAACCTGATAGCATGAGAAACTAA